The nucleotide sequence AGGCGCTGGTGATCGCCTTCCAGCGATCGATGAAGCACGAACTGCGGGCCTGGTACGGGCAGGACGCGGACTGAGCAGCGGAGTGTGAAGCGGGCTGAGCCGCGGAGTGTGAAGCGGGCTGAGCCGCGGACTGCGGGCGCGGCTGCGGGCGCGGGCTGCGGGCTGCGGTCGCGGGCAGCGGTCGCGGGCAGCGGTCGCGGGCAGCGGGCTGCGGGCTGCGGGCTGCGGACGCGAGCTTCGGTCGCGGGCAGCGGGCTCCGGGCGACTGTGAAGCGGGCTGAGCGGGCCCGGGGCGGCGCGGCGACCGGCCGCCCCGGGGCACCGGCGGTGGTCATTCGCCGCCGGTGAGTGCGAGTGCCGCAGCGAGCTCGTCGGGGCGGGCGGCGAACGGCGAATGGCTGCCCGGCAGCGACCGCACGGTGAAGGGCTGGTCCGGCATGGCCGCGTCGGCCTCCGCGATCATCAGATCCTGCATCGCGGGGGTGCACGCCCAGTCCTCGGCGCACCGGATGAAGGTGCGCGGAATCCGGCCCCACCGCTCCCGGGTCAGGGCGATCGGGGTGGTCGGCACCGCGAAGGGCAGATCGGGGCTCAGGGCGTGGTACCAGCGGGCGAAGGACCCGGCCGGGACGTCGTGGTAGTAGGTCAGCCGCAGCTCCTCCACGTACGCCGGATCGACGGAGAACGGATTGATCCGGAACGCGCCGATGGCCTCCGGGTCGCCCAGCATCAGCCCCTGCCCCCGTACAGTCGCGGTCTGCTCGGGAGCCGCCAGATAGTCGGCGAAACGGGGGCGCCCGGCGGGGACGAAGGACGACAGATGGATCAGCTCGTCGACGAGCTCGGGAGCCCGCTCGGCGGCCAGGGACGCCGAGGCGCCACCGGCGCTGTGCGAGACCAGGGCGACCTTCGGATACCGGCGCACCGATCGCAGCGCGGCGACGACGGCCCCGGCACACTCCTCCAGGGTCAACCCGGCCAGCGCCGACTTCTCGGTCGCGAAACCCGGCTGGCCGGGGAGGTGGTGGCCCGAGGGCAGCGGCGCCTCGAAGCCGTGCCCCGGCAGGTCGACGGCGAGGCTCGCCGCGCCGAGCCGGGCCAGGGCGCGCTGGGTGGGCGCCCACTGCCAGGAGGCGTGCCAGGCGCCGTGGACCAGCACGAACACGGTGCCGGAGGGCGCGGGGGCAGGGTGGATCTCGCTCACGGGGTGGGCATCGCTCAAGGGCATTCTGGGGCTCATGGCACTCATGGAGGACAGTCCACCGCCACGGCTCGGCGTTATCCACCGCCATATCTGACAACCCCGCCATCGATATCTCCTGAATATCGACTCGGATATCCTCGGTCCGATGGAGTCACGACATCTGCGGTACGCCCTGGCGGTGGCCGAGCATCAGCACTTCGGACGGGCGGCCGCCGCCCTCGGGATCGCCCAGCCCCCGCTGTCCCAGCAGATCGCGGCGCTGGAGCGGGAGCTGGGTGCGCGGCTCTTCGACCGTACGGCGCGTGGGGTGTTCC is from Streptomyces hygroscopicus and encodes:
- a CDS encoding alpha/beta hydrolase, with product MSAMSPRMPLSDAHPVSEIHPAPAPSGTVFVLVHGAWHASWQWAPTQRALARLGAASLAVDLPGHGFEAPLPSGHHLPGQPGFATEKSALAGLTLEECAGAVVAALRSVRRYPKVALVSHSAGGASASLAAERAPELVDELIHLSSFVPAGRPRFADYLAAPEQTATVRGQGLMLGDPEAIGAFRINPFSVDPAYVEELRLTYYHDVPAGSFARWYHALSPDLPFAVPTTPIALTRERWGRIPRTFIRCAEDWACTPAMQDLMIAEADAAMPDQPFTVRSLPGSHSPFAARPDELAAALALTGGE